A genome region from Polyodon spathula isolate WHYD16114869_AA chromosome 19, ASM1765450v1, whole genome shotgun sequence includes the following:
- the LOC121294717 gene encoding la-related protein 6-like produces the protein MQALVNAFLRCLSFLLPPPWFHIGIWWWVGDEHRKMTWPNPRARFKRIKPLADQEVTTEAVSSPSCSSPAAGRRVSPVPPLPAASSLPPESPLGRIWELWQAWGCNFGVSSVRRLLQNQSDLPSASPALVCAASARAEEGSSLPETELPGEEKATERTTGEAGATNSDNMSAVTETPSPAASISESAGLGLAEAAIECQLQEMRSQVTIRVAIQEAEDDDRDEDFMSNHLDLRGGSCSEDDLGRHDKSSGAGTSGGELEEDRWQTPDPDLTQKLIAQIEYYLSDENLERDAFLLKHVRRNKLGFVSVKLLTSFKKVKHLTRDWRTTAYALRHSQLLELNEEGRKVRRKAVVPVFASENLPSRMLLVSELHLWSELAGTAGGQDSAGGGVQQEKLMEHLLKVFGAYGVIASVRVLKPGKELPADLKKLSSRYTQLGTSECAIVEFEEVEAAINAHEVLGDSDVAVGTGEEEQQQQQQQEEAASVGATAGAKVILIGTKPPKKKVPKDKQHYDGSRKNRSLNSRVRELQYIGDDACSSSETESNPTSPRLTRKARPNKLSPPGGGYHQNNHLSPSVSPRSSPWNSPRTSPSVQRKSPHSHKSPLASVGRLSPEPGQRKWADYSSDSSLTPSGSPWVQRRRQVTSQESSPVGSPMLGRKIQNADGLPPGVVRLPRGPDGTRGFHNNSPGDRGKCTLFE, from the exons ATGCAAGCCTTGGTAAACGCGTTCCTCCGTTGCCTGTCTTTTCTCCTGCCTCCCCCATGGTTTCATATTGGTATCTGGTGGTGGGTTGGGGATGAACACAGAAAGATGACATGGCCCAATCCCAGGGCCCGTTTCAAAAGGATAAAGCCTCTTGCAGATCAGGAAGTAACAACAGAAGCAGTTTCCAGTCCTTCCTGCTCCTCTCCTGCTGCTGGTAGGCGCGTCTCTCCTGTACCTCCCTTGCCCGCTGCTTCCTCGTTGCCCCCGGAATCTCCTCTGGGGAGAATCTGGGAGCTTTGGCAGGCTTGGGGCTGCAACTTCGGGGTTTCATCTGTTAGGCGCTTGTTGCAAAATCAGTCTGATTTGCCCAGCGCCTCTCCAGCATTGGTTTGTGCTGCTAGCGCCCGTGCTGAGGAAGGCAGTTCTTTACCTGAAACTGAACTGCCAGGCGAAGAGAAAGCGACAGAAAGAACCACAGGAGAAGCTGGAGCAACAAACTCAGACAATATGAGCGCGGTGACTGAGACCCCAAGCCCGGCTGCTTCAATCTCTGAGTCTGCGGGGCTCGGGTTAGCAGAGGCAGCAATTGAATGCCAGCTTCAGGAGATGAGGAGCCAGGTAACAATCCGGGTAGCTATCCAAGAGGCCGAGGACGATGATCGCGATGAAGATTTCATGTCAAACCACCTGGACCTTCGAGGGGGTAGCTGTAGTGAAGATGACTTGGGAAGACACGACAAATCTAG TGGTGCAGGGACAAGTGGAGGGGAGCTCGAAGAGGACAGGTGGCAGACCCCTGACCCCGATCTCACCCAGAAGCTCATTGCCCAGATCGAGTACTACCTGTCTGATGAGAACCTGGAGCGTGACGCTTTCCTGCTCAAACACGTCCGCCGCAACAAGCTGGGCTTCGTCAGCGTCAAGCTGCTCACCTCCTTCAAGAAG GTGAAGCACCTGACAAGAGACTGGCGGACGACAGCCTATGCCTTGCGCCACTCTCAGCTTCTGGAGCTGAACGAGGAGGGGCGGAAAGTACGGCGCAAGGCAGTGGTGCCTGTGTTCGCCAGCGAGAATCTGCCGAGCCGCATGCTGCTGGTGAGCGAGCTGCACCTGTGGTCTGAGCTGGCTGGGACTGCCGGGGGACAGGACAGTGCTGGGGGGGGCGTGCAGCAGGAGAAGCTGATGGAGCACCTGCTCAAAGTGTTTGGTGCATATGGGGTCATTGCCTCTGTCCGTGTCCTCAAACCCGGCAAGGAGCTTCCAGCAGACCTCAAGAAGCTCAGTAGCCGCTACACCCAACTGGGCACCAGTGAGTGCGCAATTGTGGAATTTGAGGAGGTGGAGGCTGCGATTAATGCTCACGAGGTTCTGGGAGACAGCGATGTGGCGGTTGGAACAGGTgaagaggagcagcagcagcagcagcagcaggaggaggctGCATCTGTTGGGGCCACTGCAGGGGCTAAGGTGATCCTGATCGGCACCAAACCCCCGAAGAAAAAGGTCCCAAAAGACAAGCAGCATTACGATGGCTCTAGAAAGAATCGCTCTCTCAACAGCAGGGTCCGAGAGTTGCAATATATCGGAGACGACGCTTGCAGCTCCTCTGAGACTGAGAGCAACCCCACCTCGCCCAGACTGACCCGCAAGGCCCGGCCAAACAAGCTGAGTCCTCCCGGAGGGGGCTACCACCAGAACAACCACCTGAGCCCCAGCGTCTCCCCTCGCTCCAGCCCCTGGAACAGCCCCCGAACCAGCCCCTCTGTGCAGCGTAAGTCCCCACACAGCCACAAGTCTCCCCTGGCCAGTGTGGGCAGACTGAGCCCTGAGCCAGGTCAACGCAAGTGGGCTGACTACTCCTCGGACAGCAGCCTGACCCCCTCTGGGAGCCCCTGGGTGCAGCGCCGCAGGCAGGTGACATCTCAGGAGAGCAGCCCAGTTGGTAGCCCCATGCTAGGCCGCAAGATACAGAACGCAGACGGGCTGCCACCTGGGGTGGTCAGACTGCCAAGAGGGCCAGATGGAACCAGGGGCTTCCACAATAACTCCCCGGGGGACAGGGGCAAATGCACCCTGTTTGAATAA